One stretch of Glycine soja cultivar W05 chromosome 7, ASM419377v2, whole genome shotgun sequence DNA includes these proteins:
- the LOC114420058 gene encoding pentatricopeptide repeat-containing protein At4g15720-like has translation MNLVTSLSSSLSRQHKLSLFHFHTNTKAHFVAKLQTCKDLTSATSTHSNVVKSGLSNDTFATNHLINCYLRLFTIDHAQKLFDEMPHRNVVSWTSLMAGYVSQGQPNMALCLFHQMQGTLVLPNEFTFATLINACSILANLEIGRRIHALVEVSGLGSNLVACSSLIDMYGKCNHVDEARLIFDSMCTRNVVSWTSMITTYSQNAQGHHALQLFKEFNHSRLDKPNHFMLCSAVSACASLGSLGSGKITHGVVIRLGHEASDVIASALVDMYAKCGCVNYSAKIFRRIQNPSVIPYTSMIVGAAKYGLGILSLQLFQEMVVRRIKPNDITFVGVLHACSHSGLVDKGLELLDSMDGKYGVTPDAKHYTCIADMLGRVGRIEEAYQLAKSVQVEGDGYAMLWGTLLSASRLYGRVDIALEASNRLIESNQQVAGAYVTLSNAYALAGDWENAHNLRSEMKHTGVYKEPGSSWIEIKESTYLFHAGDISKYTQGREILSLLRELEERMKGRGYVGGTKGLVFVDVEEEAKEEIVSMHSEKLALAFGLINTPKGVTIRIMKNLRMCRDCHGAFKLISDIVERELVVRDVNRFHHFKNGLCTCGDFW, from the coding sequence ATGAATTTGGTAACATCCCTCTCTTCCTCTCTTTCCCGCCAACACAAACTGTCGCTGTTCCATTTCCACACCAATACCAAAGCTCACTTCGTTGCAAAGCTCCAAACTTGCAAGGATTTAACCTCTGCAACCTCGACCCACTCCAACGTTGTCAAATCTGGTTTGTCAAATGATACTTTTGCCACCAACCATCTCATTAACTGCTATCTCAGGCTATTTACAATCGACCATGCACAAAAACTGTTCGACGAAATGCCTCATCGTAATGTCGTGTCCTGGACTTCGCTTATGGCTGGTTATGTCAGCCAGGGTCAACCCAATATGGCACTTTGTCTCTTCCACCAAATGCAAGGAACCTTGGTTCTGCCCAATGAATTCACGTTTGCCACTCTAATTAATGCTTGTTCTATCCTTGCCAACCTTGAGATTGGTAGAAGAATTCATGCTCTTGTTGAGGTTTCGGGTTTAGGGTCCAACCTTGTTGCATGCTCTTCTCTCATTGATATGTATGGGAAGTGCAACCATGTTGATGAGGCTCGGCTGATCTTTGACTCCATGTGTACAAGGAATGTGGTTTCTTGGACTTCCATGATCACCACATATTCTCAGAATGCACAAGGGCACCATGCTCTACAACTGTTTAAGGAATTCAATCATTCTAGATTGGACAAACCGAATCATTTCATGTTGTGCAGTGCAGTCAGTGCTTGTGCAAGTCTGGGAAGCCTGGGTTCTGGaaaaatcactcatggtgtGGTCATACGTCTTGGACATGAAGCAAGTGATGTGATTGCTAGTGCACTTGTGGACATGTATGCCAAATGTGGTTGTGTTAATTACTCTGCCAAAATCTTCAGGAGAATCCAAAATCCTTCAGTGATCCCTTATACTTCAATGATTGTGGGTGCTGCGAAGTATGGACTAGGCATATTGTCTCTTCAACTGTTTCAAGAAATGGTTGTTAGAAGAATAAAGCCTAATGATATCACATTTGTTGGGGTCTTGCATGCTTGCAGCCATTCGGGGCTTGTAGATAAAGGACTTGAGCTCCTTGACTCCATGGATGGGAAATATGGGGTGACTCCTGATGCAAAGCATTACACGTGCATTGCAGATATGCTAGGCCGAGTGGGGCGTATTGAAGAAGCATACCAGTTAGCAAAGTCAGTTCAAGTTGAAGGTGATGGATATGCCATGTTGTGGGGGACCCTTCTTTCAGCTAGTAGGCTTTATGGTAGGGTAGACATTGCCCTTGAAGCCAGTAATAGGCTAATAGAGTCCAACCAACAGGTAGCAGGTGCATATGTTACATTGTCCAATGCATATGCGTTGGCAGGGGACTGGGAAAATGCTCATAATCTACGATCCGAAATGAAGCATACTGGAGTTTACAAGGAACCTGGCAGCAGTTGGATTGAGATAAAAGAATCAACTTATTTGTTCCATGCTGGAGACATCTCTAAATATACTCAAGGGAGGGAGATCCTGAGTTTGCTAAGGGAATTGGAAGAGAGAATGAAGGGAAGGGGATATGTGGGAGGGACTAAAGGGTTGGTGTTTGTTGATGTGGAAGAGGAGGCCAAAGAGGAAATTGTGAGCATGCATAGTGAGAAACTTGCCTTGGCGTTTGGATTAATAAACACACCTAAAGGAGTCACGATCAGAATAATGAAGAACTTGAGAATGTGCAGGGATTGTCATGGGGCCTTTAAGCTGATTAGTGATATTGTAGAGAGAGAATTGGTTGTGAGAGATGTTAACAGATTCCATCACTTCAAAAATGGATTATGCACTTGTGGAGATTTTTGGTAA
- the LOC114420056 gene encoding cullin-1 translates to MSMSERKTIDLEQGWDFMLKGITKLKNILEGLPEPQFSSEDYMMLYTTIYNMCTQKPPHDYSQQLYDKYKESFEEYIVSTVLPSLREKHDEFMLRELVKRWANHKIMVRWLSRFFHYLDRYFIARRSLPPLNEVGLTCFRDLIYKELNGKVRDAVISLIDQEREGEQIDRALLKNVLDIFVEIGMGQMDHYENDFEAAMLKDTSSYYSRKASNWILEDSCPDYMLKAEECLKREKDRVAHYLHSSSEPKLLEKVQHELLSVYANQLLEKEHSGCHALLRDDKVEDLSRMFRLFSKIPRGLDPVSNIFKQHVTTEGMALVKQAEDAASNKKAEKKDIVGLQEQVFVRKVIELHDKYLAYVNDCFQNHTLFHKALKEAFEVFCNKGVAGSSSAELLASFCDNILKKGGSEKLSDEAIEETLEKVVKLLAYISDKDLFAEFYRKKLARRLLFDKSANDDHERSILTKLKQQCGGQFTSKMEGMVTDLTLAKENQTSFEEYLSNNPNADPGIDLTVTVLTTGFWPSYKSFDLNLPAEMIRCVEVFKEFYQTKTKHRKLTWIYSLGTCNISGKFDPKTVELIVTTYQASALLLFNLSDRLSYSEIMTQLNLSDDDVIRLLHSLSCAKYKILNKEPNTKTISSTDYFEFNYKFTDKMRRIKIPLPPVDEKKKVIEDVDKDRRYAIDASIVRIMKSRKVLGYQQLVVECVEQLGRMFKPDVKAIKKRIEDLISRDYLERDKDNANMFKYLA, encoded by the exons ATGTCAATGAGTGAGCGGAAGACTATTGACCTAGAACAGGGATGGGATTTCATGCTGAAGGGCATCACCAAGCTCAAGAACATTCTCGAAGGCTTGCCCGAGCCTCAATTCAGCTCCGAGGACTACATGATGCTTTACAC GACCATCTACAACATGTGCACTCAAAAGCCTCCTCATGACTATTCCCAACAACTTTACGACAAGTATAAGGAGTCTTTTGAAGAGTACATCGTATCAACG GTATTACCTTCTTTGAGAGAGAAACACGATGAATTTATGTTGAGAGAACTTGTGAAGAGATGGGCAAACCATAAAATTATGGTTCGGTGGCTTTCTCGGTTCTTTCATTATTTGGATCGATACTTTATTGCTCGGAGGTCACTTCCGCCCCTTAATGAAGTTGGGTTGACTTGCTTCCGCGATTTG ATTTACAAGGAACTAAATGGGAAAGTTAGAGATGCAGTTATTTCACTA atTGATCAAGAACGGGAGGGAGAACAGATTGATCGAGCTCTATTAAAGAATGTATTAGACATATTTGTTGAAATTGGAATGGGGCAAATGGATCACTATGAGAATGATTTTGAAGCTGCCATGCTCAAAGACACTTCTTCTTATTATTCTCGAAAGGCTTCAAATTGGATCCTAGAAGATTCTTGTCCTGATTATATGCTCAAG GCTGAGGAGTGCTTAAAACGGGAGAAAGATAGGGTTGCTCATTACTTGCACTCTAGTAGCGAGCCAAAGTTATTAGAG AAAGTTCAACATGAGTTGTTATCTGTGTATGCAAACCAACTCCTTGAGAAAGAGCACTCTGGATGTCATGCTTTACTTAGAGATGATAAG GTTGAAGACTTGTCAAGAATGTTCAGGCTATTCTCTAAAATACCTCGAGGCTTAGATCCTGTTTCCAATATATTTAAACAG CATGTTACCACTGAAGGTATGGCTTTGGTGAAGCAGGCTGAAGATGCAGCTAGCAACAAAAAG GCAGAAAAAAAGGATATTGTAGGTCTGCAGGAGCag GTTTTTGTTCGGAAGGTGATTGAGCTGCATGACAAGTACCTGGCATATGTGAATGATTGTTTCCAGAATCATACTCTTTTCCACAAG GCTCTTAAAGAGGCTTTTGAGGTCTTTTGCAACAAAGGTGTTGCTGGAAGTTCAAGCGCAGAACTGCTTGCCTCCTTCTGTGATAACATTCTTAAGAAAGGAGGAAGTGAAAAATTAAGTGATGAAGCAATTGAAGAAACTCTTGAAAAG GTGGTCAAGCTGCTTGCCTATATTAGTGACAAAGACTTGTTTGCTGAATTCTATAG GAAGAAGCTTGCTCGAAGGCTTCTCTTTGACAAGAGTGCCAATGATGATCATGAGCGAAGTATTTTGACAAAATTGAAGCAACAATGTGGTGGACAGTTTACCTCAAAGATGGAAGGAATG GTTACAGATTTGACACTGGCAAAGGAGAATCAAACTAGCTTTGAGGAGTATTTAAGCAATAATCCCAATGCAGACCCTGGCATAGACTTGACAGTTACAGTTCTGACTACTGGTTTCTGGCCTAGTTACAAATCTTTTGATCTCAATCTTCCTGCAGAAATG ATTAGGTGTGTTGAAGTTTTCAAAGAATTTTATCAAACTAAAACAAAGCACAGGAAACTTACATGGATTTATTCGTTGGGTACCTGTAATATAAGTGGGAAATTTGACCCAAAAACCGTGGAGCTGATTGTTACAACCTACCAG GCTTCAGCATTACTGCTTTTTAATTTGTCAGATAGACTGAGTTACTCTGAGATAATGACTCAGTTAAACTTATCTGACGATGATGTTATTAGATTGCTCCATTCCTTATCATGTGCCAAGTACAAGATTCTCAACAAGGAGCCAAATACAAAAACAATCTCATCCActgattattttgaatttaattataaatttactgACAAAATGAGGAGAATCAag ATTCCTCTTCCTCCCGTGgatgagaagaaaaaagtaattGAGGATGTTGACAAGGACAGAAGATATGCTATTGATGCCTCAATTGTGCGTATTATGAAGAGTAGAAAAGTTTTGGGCTACCAACAATTAGTCGTTGAGTGTGTTGAGCAGTTAGGTCGCATGTTTAAG CCTGACGTCAAGGCTATTAAAAAGCGGATTGAAGATTTGATTTCTCGTGACTACTTGGAAAGAGACAAAGATAATGCTAATATGTTCAAGTACTTGGCTTGA
- the LOC114420057 gene encoding uncharacterized protein LOC114420057: MLKFHIHRILVCAKGFTFTTLKWNPIVQLQFLKFEFCTTSRSFVVPYLINNCGFSQENALKASLRLRFRGPQKPDSVLSFFRSHGFSNSQICHILQKAPRLLLCNTQKTLLPKFQYLLSKGVSSLDIVRMVTPAPRFLERSLENHIIPTCEFVRGFLQSDKRMIHLLIRSPKLLNESSVTPNIKLLLDNGVTHSSIALLLQRRNQLLWSANLLKTVEELKQMGFDPSTSTFSMALLAKRTVGKTKWAEKIDTFKKWGWSQEQVLLAFRRQPQCMLSSRDKINAVMSFWVEQVGFNSAEIVKAPGIFLFSLQKRIAPRALVVQFLISKSLLQKEASLTTPFILPEKLFLKKFVKHFKEDSSHLLKLYEEKMSLENDRGNPCS, from the coding sequence ATGTTGAAATTTCACATCCACAGAATTCTTGTTTGCGCCAAGGGTTTCACATTCACAACCCTAAAATGGAACCCTATTGTTCAACTCCAATTTCTCAAATTCGAGTTCTGCACTACCTCACGCTCTTTCGTGGTGCCCTACCTCATCAACAATTGTGGCTTCTCCCAAGAAAACGCTCTCAAAGCTTCCCTCAGGCTCCGTTTCCGTGGCCCCCAAAAGCCCGATTCAGTTCTCTCCTTCTTCCGAAGCCACGGCTTCTCCAACTCTCAAATATGCCATATCCTCCAAAAAGCACCCCGGCTACTTTTATGCAACACCCAGAAGACACTGTTGCCAAAGTTCCAATATTTACTTTCAAAAGGTGTTTCTTCCCTTGACATTGTTCGCATGGTCACCCCTGCCCCTCGTTTCCTTGAAAGAAGTTTGGAGAATCATATAATCCCAACATGTGAATTTGTAAGAGGGTTCCTCCAATCTGACAAGCGAATGATTCATCTTCTGATTCGCAGTCCTAAGTTACTTAATGAAAGTAGTGTGACACCTAACATCAAATTGTTGCTTGATAATGGAGTTACCCACTCAAGCATTGCTTTGTTGCTCCAGAGACGGAACCAGTTACTCTGGTCTGCTAACTTGTTGAAGACTGTTGAGGAATTGAAGCAAATGGGTTTCGATCCTTCAACTTCAACTTTCAGTATGGCATTGCTTGCCAAAAGGACTGTAGGGAAAACCAAATGGGCCGAGAAGATTGACACTTTTAAGAAGTGGGGATGGTCCCAAGAACAAGTTCTTCTAGCATTTAGGAGGCAGCCTCAGTGTATGTTGTCATCCCGTGATAAAATTAATGCAGTGATGAGTTTTTGGGTAGAACAGGTGGGTTTCAATTCTGCAGAGATTGTCAAAGCTCCAGGAATTTTTCTATTTAGTCTCCAGAAGAGGATTGCTCCAAGGGCTTTAGTTGTGCAGTTTCTTATCTCAAAAAGTCTGCTACAAAAGGAGGCAAGCTTAACTACACCATTTATTCTGCCTGAGAAGTTGTTCCTTAAAAAGTTTGTAAAACATTTTAAGGAGGATTCTTCTCATCTGTTAAAGCTGTACGAGGAAAAAATGAGTCTTGAAAATGATAGGGGCAACCCTTGTTCGTAG